The Mixta hanseatica genome includes a region encoding these proteins:
- the cspG gene encoding cold shock protein CspG: protein MSNKMTGLVKWFNAEKGFGFITPQDGSKDVFVHFSAIQSNDFKTLDEGQKVEFSIENGAKGPAAANVVAL from the coding sequence ATGTCTAACAAAATGACTGGTTTAGTAAAATGGTTCAACGCTGAGAAAGGTTTCGGCTTTATCACTCCTCAAGACGGCAGCAAAGATGTATTCGTACATTTCTCTGCAATCCAGAGCAACGATTTCAAAACCTTAGACGAAGGTCAGAAAGTTGAGTTCTCTATCGAGAACGGTGCTAAAGGCCCTGCAGCGGCCAATGTTGTCGCGCTGTAA